From the genome of Thermosipho japonicus:
AAAAAACACACAAGGAGTGATAGAAAATGGCTCTATTTCAAAAACAGCCAATGATGCGAAGAGTTTTATACGCATTAATTCCAATATATATTTACTCACTTTTTTTCTATGGCGTTAGACTTCTCTGGCTAAGTTTATTTGTTTTTACCTTTGGAATTATTTCTGAATACATCTTTGAAAAAAAGAAAGGAAAAAAAGTTTCAGAAGCAGTCTTAGTAACCTGTATGCTATATACCCTTTCTCTGCCACCACTTACACCATGGTGGATTGCAACAATAGGTATTATATTTGGTATAGTTTTTGCAAAAGAAGCATATGGAGGATTTGGAAGAAACATTTTTAATCCTGCAATCACAGCAAGATTATTTGTCTATATTGCCTTTCCATCATATATGACAAATGGTTGGATGATCCCAAAATTTGGCTCGTTTGGTCTTGATACAACAACATCCGCAACTCCACTTGCACTACTAAAAGAATCACAAATATTAAGTTTAAAAGATCTTTTTTTAGGATTTAGATCAGGATCTCTTGGTGAAAGTGCGATATTTTTAATAATTATTGGAGCAATTTATTTAATTTTTACAAAAACTGCTAGCTGGAAAATAATTGTTTCTACAATTTCAAGTGCATTTATTTTAACCGCTGTTTTTGACATATTTATTCCTTCTGCCCCACCTACCATTTTTGCACTTTTATCGGGAAGCTTATTGTTTGTATCAGTATTCATTGCAACAGATCCAATCACTGCTCCAAAAAATTCAAAGGCACAAGTTATATATGGAATAATTATTGGAGTTTCAATTGTAATTATTAGAACATTTTCACTCTTTGCAGAAGGAACAAGCTTTGCAGTACTTTTAGGTAATACCTTTGCACCATTTTTGGATCACG
Proteins encoded in this window:
- a CDS encoding RnfABCDGE type electron transport complex subunit D; the encoded protein is MALFQKQPMMRRVLYALIPIYIYSLFFYGVRLLWLSLFVFTFGIISEYIFEKKKGKKVSEAVLVTCMLYTLSLPPLTPWWIATIGIIFGIVFAKEAYGGFGRNIFNPAITARLFVYIAFPSYMTNGWMIPKFGSFGLDTTTSATPLALLKESQILSLKDLFLGFRSGSLGESAIFLIIIGAIYLIFTKTASWKIIVSTISSAFILTAVFDIFIPSAPPTIFALLSGSLLFVSVFIATDPITAPKNSKAQVIYGIIIGVSIVIIRTFSLFAEGTSFAVLLGNTFAPFLDHVTKKVKK